DNA from Globicephala melas chromosome 11, mGloMel1.2, whole genome shotgun sequence:
CTCCTTCCAGGCATTAGTGGACCCCCACAGCAAGCTGAGAGGGCCCTTTACGTAGGTAAACTGAATTTAGGAACTGTACAAATGATGTGACCCAAAGTCAGAGCAATTCCTTAGAAAGCACTGCTTCTTAGTCCTTCCCTTCAGGTGGTCTCTGCAGGCATGAGGAGCAGAGGTGTCTCCACTGAGTCACAGTTCATGCTGAtaactgggtttcccaagcaccAACCCCAAAGAGAGCAACTAAAAAACCAGACTCCAGGGACATGCTCTCGGGACCTCAACTGTTAGGCTTATCTTGGGTAAACAAAGGCAAAAGGCAGCCTCTCATCGGCTCTTTGTACAAACCAACTCCTGCCAGTCTTGCAAATTCCCAATTAGGCACCAAAGACTTAGGACTGACACTAGACCACAAACTCAGATGAGCAAGTAGATGGCCAGATCTGGACACTGACTGGTGGAGGTAGCCAGGCCATCAGCATCTTTAGAAATGTGACAGTACTGAACATAGGCAGTTATTGAAGTCATCGTCACAGAAAAGTGCACTAAACCTCAGTCCTGCTCACAGCCAAGCCCCATGTCAGCCCCTCTCATGTAGGTAAGATAGTCCCTGTGGGCTGGGGGTATCAAGCCCAACATTCTCCTTGAGCGACCCTCCGGTCCTGCACAACCCCACGTGCCTCAGTCCCCCTGGCATCTCCAGCACTGACTGGTGGTCGAGGGACAAATGTGAATATACCTGAAAACTCTTTATAAACTGGAAAGCATAAACCGGTGAAATCTTCATTATGGGTAAAACCCAATTTCAGTATTCACTTTAATTCTTCAAAGACAGCtagaaattttcttcctttaataaaaaaatcCCAGACATACTTTGAAGTCCTAGAGTAAATCGGCAACAGAACAAAGTGAATCCCCCCCAAGGGGGCGCTGTGGACCCAGCATCATCAGGAAAGCTCCAGGCTTCAAGCCTGACTTTGTCAGGAGCCtgcctaaaaaataaattacaaaaaggcTGTTTGGGACAGACACAGATGAAGTGTTTTTCCCCTCAGGTGCAGCAGGCATCGGGTAGACTACAAATCAGTCCGTGAACTGGCTGCCTTGGGGGCGTATTTAGGCATCAGTTCATTAATCTTCCGGATGTAGTCAGACTTTTCTGCACAGCCTTTGCACGTCTCTCCCCAGTCGTCCAGGATCTTCTTTAGCTCTTTAACTCGAAGCTTCTTCAGGTCTACTGTGCTCAGGTCGATCTGCTTGTCTGGAGAGAGCAGCGAGAATAACCAGCTAGGTGGGAGAACAGCAGACCCCAATAGTCCCGCACATCCAAACCATCCCTTAAAACAAGCAGCCCTACTGATCGCAGGGAGACACATGCAAGTGTGTCAGTGCCCACTGCCCCCAAGAGGGAGAACTAGCCCAGGCCCCTTCACCAGGAAGGTGGGTCTCATGCTGGCAATGTCCACCACAGACATGCAGGTGTCACCAGGGACAGGGATGGAGGCCCTGTGGTCCTTACAGGAGGAACCTTATAGGAGGAATGTGGCTCCCACTCCAAGTGCCTCTTAAACAGTCACAGTGCAGCCCACACCACTGTAGAATAAGAGCTCCAGGGTGACAGAGCAGATAGATCCCCTAGCCTCAACTGCCCAACACAGACCATGGTCGGGCCCTTGAGTTAGAAGCTTACTCTTCCATGACCACTTATGCCCAAAGAGAGACCCTGAGTCATCAGGACTGAACCAGGATCACTCTCAGAAGACCAGTTATCCTTGACACAAGTGGGCGAACACAGCCCTTGGACACTCAATTCACAATAAAATATGTTGGTGCTGTTtaaattttacagaagaggacaaTGATTCCTGGCCCTGACTCTTTCTGAAGACCTGAACTGTTTTTCCCACCAGAGACTTATTCAGCAAAAGAGATGCTGTGCGCCCATAATCTTGGGCCTTCTCGTTGGGACACagccattcttttttaaaataataaagatcgcTGGACCTTCAGAGCTTGCAGTCAGGacaagcctgtttttttttttttttttttgcggtacgcgggcctctcccgctgcggagcacaggctccagacatgcaggctcagtggccatggctcacgggcctagctgctccgcagcatgtgggatcttccctgaccggggcacgaacccgtgtcccctgcatcagcaggcggactctcaaccactgcgccaccagggaagcccaggacaagCCTGTTAAAGGCAAGTCAGACTACATCCCTTCTCTGGCCGAAAACCAACATTCTCATCTTCCCTCAGACTAAAAGCCAAATCTTCACCAACTTGCAAGGCCCTCTGTGACCTGCCCACCCATCTGTCATGCCACTGGTTGCTTTTgcactgcctgtttcctctgcctgaaatgctcttccaTTAGTTATGCCCTTGGCTAATCCCCCACCTCCTTCAAAGTTTgctgaaatgtcacctcctcgATGAGGCCTATTCTAACCTCCACCCACCATGATGCAAGGTGAGTCTGTgcactgccccccgcccccaccatttAACACCACCAACCATGCTGTATAACTCACTCGTGAAGGCTCTAGTTTATCACGTGCCTTCCCCAGCTAGAAAGTAAACTTCATTAATGCCTGAGCAAGGAGTGGGTTCGGTGTTGGTTAAATAAGGCCACACTCACCGTATTTTAGCTCACAGATCTGGCTGTCCTTCTTCTTGAGCTTCTCACAGATCTTCTCCACAGGGATGTGGTGGGCCAGGGGCTTCGACACCTCGTTGATGATCTTGGTGGCTGCATCATCTGTGGCCCCAATGTAGTAGCACTGCAGCAAGAAAGGACAATGGCCTTCAGGAGGTGCCACTTGAGAGCTGTCTCCTCCAAAGCATACTGACATCTGAAAACATCTTCTTTCTCTGCCAGGGCCTCATTTTCCCATGCCCCGCCTGTACTGGCAGTCAGATTCAGTCAGTGTAAACCCCAGGCTCTTAATACACGCTTGGTCCCAGAGCTGACGACAGACACCAGATGAATTTAAAAGTCACCACGGTTCAAACCTttaaacagaaagacagacaaaccagagactgccagggaagttaaAGCTACAAAAGCCATCGTTTCATTAGGGCTCTTGTCCTCAATTCAGCCTTGGCCTACCCTGGGCACACTTTGTAATCTTCTACTACCCTCACACATGCCAAGATTACTCTGGCCTCTGGGCATTCACActggctattccctctgcctgggatgctcttccCCCTTCACAATGATGACCCTTTCtcagaaaaattctttttttttttttttttttcggtacgcgggcctctcactgttgtggctcgcccgttgcggagcacaggctccggactcgcaggctcagcggccgtggctcacgggcccagccgctctgcggcatgtgggatcttcccagaccggggcacgaacccgtgtcccctgcatcggcaggcggactctcaaccactgcgccaccaggggagccctcagaAGAATTCTTAACTACTGTCTAAATCAGCACCCACTCATTCCATCCTGGTCCATTTTCTGCATGACACCCATCCCACTGCATCATTTGCCTGTCATTGCTCTCCCCTGGTAtttccagtgcccagcacacagtaggtgcttaatcaGTACTAAGAGGGTAACATCACAACTGCAGAATACAGAAAGCCCTTCAGTCCCACATTAGTTAACTGACAGAACATCTGGCCTCCTGAATAGACAAGTGGGCAGGGCCTTTTACTGAGAGGCCTGTGAAGCAGAGGGTCAAACACTGGCCAGGGCCAGCTTGGGGAGGGTCAGACAGCTACTCACCAACCGATTCTCTTTGCCTCTTGCTTCACGGCAGAACTTTATAAGTTCTTTTTCAATAGAGGCTGGTGAGAACGTGACATCTCTGTCTTTGAGGTCCTGGTAAAATCTTCCCAGATAagaaatacaaactggaaaagagagggaagggagatgcTCAGCAATCACCAAGTTGCACCGCAATTCGCCAGGAGGGAACTCCGTCAGCAATTTTAATAGGAGACACGGAGAAAGGTGAGTTTTTCCATCACCGATTTTCTCAGGTGCCCACAGGTAGACAGAACCGCGCTCCGGGTTGCTGGGCCCCCTGGTTCACCCAGGGCATACGGGGAACGAGCATCACCCAATGACCCAAAAAAGGCTCCTCCCTACTTTTTCCATAAAGTTTAAGCCGAGACTGAACACGTGTCCTTGAAATGGACTCACTGTGACCTCATAAATGGACAAACTGGAGGCCGAAGAAAACAGCGATCCAAATGCTGCTCATTTCCAAATACAACACCGAACTCCGAGGTGCGGCTTCGCAACCCCATCAGACAAGGCGCGGTGCCCACGGCCGGCATGGAGCCGGGAGCCCCCTGGCCGGGAGCCTCTGCCCAGTGATGGGAAAGGACCAAAACTCCAGCGTTATCTCAATTTCAGGCCAAGTTTTCTGCACGATCTAGTCCCAGCTTCTTCTCGTCGGACCAATGTTTTGTAGGCCCAGGAAATGTTTTCTAAGAGGCCCGGCGTCGGCCCTTCCTCTGGCGGACCCCTCTGGGGccggccgcccccgccgcccccgcccgtATCAGCCCCTGCCACTGGGCCGCTCAGTGGTTTGGTTAGGTTTGGCAGCGCCGCCGCCAGGCGGGCCACAGCGCACGGACCCCCAACCCCGCAGCACCTTCGCAGTCGCCCGGCCGCAGCGCCCGGCTGCCCGGCAGCACGCTCAGAGCCAGCGCCACCGCCAGCCCGTGCGTGGCCCACATCCTCCTccacccgccgccgccgccgccgccgccaccgcccgACTACACCGCGCCCGCAGAGCCCCGCTTCCTCCAGGTCCGGGCCGCGCGCCGTGGCTCCCCATTGGTGGGTGCTCTCCGCGCCCTCCCACACACCATGCCTCCATTGGTCCACGCGCCTCGGAGCCCAGACGGGCGGCTCCACGCTGCCCTTCCCCATTGGCTGGTGGCGTCGCCCGCCCTCGGCCCTAGACAGTTGTCGGCTGCTGATTGAACCAGGGCGGCCGGCAGGAAGCGGCCGTGGAGGCGGCGGAAGCGGCTCGGGCCGCCATCTTGGGTAGGTGACCCGGCAGTGGCTGAGGTGGAGTGTTGCTGGCTGAAGTCGGGTTGGGCGCTGTACCGCGCGTGCTGAGTTGGCTTGCGTACCCTCTGTTCTGGGCCCCAAGCTGGCCCGAAAAACCCACGGACCTCCCCGCCCAGGCTCCGAATTGTGGCGCAGGTCAGGGGCTCTGGGGCCAGCCGTAACCCAACAAGGCAGGGACGGCGGGGGGCCGCAGGCGAGGCTCCgaagaggtttttttccccttttacctttttttaaaggaTCACGTAGGCGGGGGGAACCAGACTTTGGGGAGCCCCTGCGGAGGCTCTGGCGCCTGCGAGGCCGGCGGACCGCGTCCGAATTGCCTCAGCAGCTCAGGCACCCACCCGCTTGAGCCCCGGGTAGCCGGAGCCCGCCTCGCGCGGGCTGTCAGGGGTACCCGGGCCGGGGTGGACAGACTCTGGGCTGGAGGGGCGCCCGTAGGAAAGGCTCTCCTCCGGGCTGCCTTCCCAGAACTCAGAGAGGCACCCGGGCCAGGGTTGGTTGCGTGGCTTTGGGATCAGAAGCATCCCGCCTCAGAGTGGGGAGGTCGGGGGTTCGGAGGCTTGTCCCGCACGCTGGTAAGAGGTGCCCCCCTTTTCCTCACAAGCCTCGGAAGCCTGGCCGAGGTGGCTGGCACGCCGCCTCCTGCTTCCCACTGAGCGCTCAGGGCCCTTGGCTGCCCTCATATCCAGGGCAGGGTTTGGCTCCCTGTCTTTGAAGGCAGGACGTGGGAAAGGTTGGCTTTGCGCTCAGGGCAGAAAGGAGATTTCTATGGGGCTAAAAGGGCTTGGAGCCCAGCGGCAAGGGTTGGAGAGAGGCACTTGCGCTGCTCCCAATTCAGTGAATTCAGCGGCTCAGTGTCAGGTATTCATCTTTAATTCACATCACAGCAGTCAAAGGAGTGGGGAAAGGGGGGAAATAAGGTGGcagatatttacatttaaaattcacattACTTGTTGGATTTAGAACATGCTACCAcaatatatacagtaaaatacCTTTTGGGACACcagtacaaatttttttttctttaactttgctTTCTGGTACAGGTAAGACCATTTTTAAGTCGCttcttattttaaacataaatacacaaaagaaatggttagaagttttcttattttaaataagcaCAGAATGCCAGAggttaaaaacacatttatatagGGCTGAATACCAATTGGACATCACACTCTATACATTTTTTGCTCAAATTCCTGTACAAATACACAGCATTCAAATAGGTATTTACAAATAAGcttgaaagaatgaaaatcagTATTTCACAATCTTTTCAGAGGATTCTCATCTCTTGCCTCCCACTTCCCTTCAGACTGGCTGATTCTCCAGTGAAAGGAATTTGGATCATGTCCTTTTCATGGAATTAGGGAAAATGGAGAGGGAAAACAAACTGGGCTCACCCTGTATAAGGCAAGGCCAAATGAACCCACATTCCACTCTCTACCCTCCCATGCCACCAGGTGGAGAAGGTAGATGTTCTTATGTGAGGACTGCCTTGTCCAGGGATTGAGGTTCAGAAGTGCCCTAAAACCTAAATATGTCCTCCTACCTAAGAAATCCAGAGCTAATCCCCGACTGTCACACTTGTGAACACCAGATGGTCCAGGCCTGCCAGGACTGACCCACTCTGCTTGGAGTCACCCTTGAAGTATCAGAAAGGACCCACAATGGTGATAAACACTCCCAGACGCCCTGAAGCTAATGCAGCCCCCCAATCTTTCCTCATAGGTTACTTGCTGGCATTCCTATTAAACAACCTGGCATTTGTTTACAAGTGAAAAATACCCTAACCATGGAGGTCAGATGGGCCAGCAGAAGAGGAACTAGGGGAGAACATACCTGCTCAACAAGGAGAAGGCAGCCGTGGGACCATCACAGTTGTGAATGCAAGCAAATAAATGTTTCGTAgacttttttaaagtaacttagaAGCACCCTGGTAAAATACTATTACCACCCCACCCTATTCCCCCAAATAATAAACCAAGAGGAAAATCGGTGCCCTGACCTGAAAGAGTTTTCTATAAAGACACCACTACCTTCTGCCCAACAGACTGGGGAGGCTGGAGAAACTGCCCTCCTGCCCGCCCTGAACCCTGAGTGGTGGTCCCCACGGGCCTGGAGCTGAGGCCCTGCACTTGGCTACTGGGAGAGGATAATTCAACCTGTGTGGCTCTCTGCTTCTAAGAGGAGAATCCCTCCCACCCTTTTTACCCAGGAGCTTGCTGAGCCTGACCACAAGTCCTCGGGCCTTAGAAGCCTGGCTGGGCAGCCAACCCCACTGCTTGGAGGTAGTGCTGAAAATCCCTGATTCAGGAGCTGATGACAGGCACTCTGGCCACTTCTGAAAGCTTTGAGGATTTCCGGCCCCTGCCACACCCAGCCTCACTCCTGTATCAGCTTGTTTCTCAACACGTGGCTGCCCGGgccctggggaggaaggtggcgAGGGTAGTCCCTCTGGCGCTATACCCCCACTCAAGCTCCAGAGGATAGGAGATAACCACTGCAGATCCATGCACCAAGGGGGCTCCTGCAGGGCACGGGGTGTATTAAGAGTGGAGAGGGGCAAAGGGTCAGAAATAAAAACGATGGAGGGAAAAATCCAAGGTAGAGTAGGAGGCAGGGCTGGCCCATGGAAGCCTGGCAGTATGCCCTGGGCATGCAGTTAGGCCAGGTCACATGCCTGAGCTGGCAGGTTGGCCTAGCCAGCCTCTCAGTTGCACACTCCTGGATGGAAGAGGGAGCAAGTGGGCAGACATTTGTGCAAAATGGCTTGTAGCCCCCTTGTCCACCGGTGACGTAGTCAATGTGGTCCTTGCAATCCCTGAATACAACCGTGAGCTCTTCTGTCCACACAGCAAAGGAAGAGGTCCCTAGTGCAATTCCCATTCTTCTGTGCATCTCTTCCCTGGAGGGAGGGCCTGGGCTCCTACCCCGCTGGGCCCTGCAAAGCAATTGATTCTGTCTATGCAATATCTCCATATAGCTCCACATGGTCTGGAACTGCAGGAGGAAGAAAGCATCTACtccacaaaggaaaaaggaaaacccatagaaatggaatgtagaaaatgaaataaaaagagaagccacaacccTTCatgctgctgtggcctctgtACATGGCAACACACGAGTTCACGGCAGTAGAATGTAGACTCGGGGTGGTTCTCTCCTGAGTGCCAGGCCTCTCTGGCTCCCTGCGGGGGGACTTGCTTTTCAGACCTGGAGTGGTGGGGCAAGCTGCTCACTGAGGGTGGTGTCCTAGCTGCCTCCCTACCCCTCATTGTTCCCCTCGGCTGTGCTCCCAG
Protein-coding regions in this window:
- the MANF gene encoding mesencephalic astrocyte-derived neurotrophic factor; the protein is MWATHGLAVALALSVLPGSRALRPGDCEVCISYLGRFYQDLKDRDVTFSPASIEKELIKFCREARGKENRLCYYIGATDDAATKIINEVSKPLAHHIPVEKICEKLKKKDSQICELKYDKQIDLSTVDLKKLRVKELKKILDDWGETCKGCAEKSDYIRKINELMPKYAPKAASSRTDL